ATTAATTGTTATTATGTGTTTTCAAGTGTTAAAATTCAGACAGGTTGTCCTGTCCGGATGTTTTTAACTCAGGAGGGAGAAGATCATATGGATCGCAAAAAAATATTTAGGAACGATAAGGCAGTGTCCCCGGTAATCGGTGTCGTGCTGATGGTCGCAATCACCGTCATCCTCGCCGCAGCAATTGGTTCATCTGTCTTTGGCCAGGGACCTGCAAAATCAGCACCGCAGGCGAACATCAATGTAAAATTCTCTAATTATGTGAGTGGTGTCCCTGAGAATATAACTATTGAACATCTTGGTGGCGACTCTATCAATTGGGATAATGCAGAACTCCGTTTATATGATATAAACGGCTCAACAGTTGGTGTAAATACCACTTCTATTCAAACTGATTACTTTAACGTTGGAGACGTTGAATCCCTCGGAATAAATGGTACTGACGTAATTGAACTTAATTCCATCTATAATGTGAAAATAGTTGATTTATTGTCTAACCAGGTCATCTGTAACAAAGAACTGAGGACTTAAACATAACTTTCAAAATTGTGCCCATTTGGGCGCATTTTCTTTCATTGATGCCGCCTCATCTCAAAACGAAGTTGCCCTCAAATATCGGCGTGCCAATAAAAGTCGAATAACACTTATATAATGTTTATTAAAAGCTTCTTCTATCTTGTTAAAAAAATTGAGAAGTAATCTTCATAAATATTTGTCTCATTATCTTCTCTAAATTTCTTCGATTTTTTATATTAATATGAAAATTACTTACTCAACATTCCTAAGGACTAAATGAGTTGAACTAAATCTAAAAACGAATAAAATTGTTAAGAACAATCTCTATTTTTGTATATATTGTTCGCTTATTAAGGACATTGGTTTGTTTTGTCAACAACTACCTTTCCGAGATTTAATAAAAGCCCTGAATTTTCTTTTTTAACCGAATAAGCTTATGAATATAACTTCCTATATAATTAGAGGACACAATGTATTATTTGTGGAGATTCCCGTTTTCCTGTAGAGGCCGGGAATAGTAAAAAAGGGATTCAGGAACTTCTGCAGGTTCCATCTTGTAATTTTTAGACTGTCTTTTTTGGGTGAGGTATGCTTCGGACTTCACGCAATTTAATTTATTGGGAAAAGCTACAGGAACGATTTTGAAACGAAAATTCAGGGCTTTTAATTAAATCTCGGTCTCTATTTTTATCAGAGTACTGTATGCTTTAAAGTTGATACTTTTATTTTCCGGGGAAAGGGAAAATTTGACAGTGTAAGTATCGTTGGTTATGTTGTAATCTGTGCCTTCCTGAAGGGGAATCCCACTCTCGTCGACTGAATCTTCAAAATACTCTTCCCAGGCTTCTGTATTTTCTGTGTAGACAGTAAGGTCCACGGAGGTGACGTTAGCTTTTAAAGTTTTGTTTCCATTAGTAAATAAGTCGTCAGAGTCATAGAGATTTATGAAGTTCTGGGAAGTCAGCATTATATCTTCTATGCTGTTACTGGCCATTACTCTGCGTTTTCCGTCGAGGGTCACGGCTCGCACTGAAAGGTTTACGGAGGAGATGCCGGTTCCATTTTCAAGCACAATTCCCGGGGAAAGTTTCATCATGGACCTGCCGTTCCGGGCGACGATGAGAGCCCCGTTTTCGTAGCAGTAAGTTTCGTCCACGTAATGGGTGTTAGTAGGGCAGTATGAGACCGAACCGGTATAATCTAGAGTTTTATTGCTGTCGTATCCCAACATATCATCATCCACTACTATCAACATGCCTGAAATGTCATTGTTTACAGCAATGGTCCCGCCTGTTTTCATGTCTCCTATGAACGGCAAATCGGCTCCTCCCATCTGGATCGGACTGTTCAGGGTTATCCTGGAATTCGGATTCATTTCGGCCCCTGCGGCCAGAATGTCAACGTTAGACTTGAACCTGGTCATGTCCTGCCAGACGTCGGACATGTGGGCGTATTCCGCATCCTCTTTCCAGACGGGCACATAGTGGACCTGGATTGTCGTCATAGTGGCAACTATAATTCCGAGCAGCAGGGCTGCGGCAATAGCAGCTGCTATCCCTGATTCGGACTTTTTTAATGCTTCAAAACCCCTTTTTTTCATTCTTTCCCCTTCTCCAGTTTATTTTTAATTCACATACGACGCCATGTAGCTACGTTTAGGTCATTTCCGGAACTTCTATTTCCTGCAGTCATCAGTCTTGAAAATTGCCACCTGGTGTTGTTTATACAGGCAGATAGGTCGGTTTTAATAAGCCTCGATTGAATCATGTTTCGGAAGACTCTCATCATACCATTTTTCTGAGCTTTTCTCAGGGCGACAGCTGCAAGTTATGGATAACTTCTTTTGAGGGGGTATCGATAAGATACACATTTATTTCATCTTCTTCGTTGATGTTGACTCCCCATTCTCCCAATGTGTTAATCTCTATTTTGTCTCCCAGCTCCCATATGCTCCGGTTTCCCAGATTCACATATATCTGGGATGAAGAGTAAGTGTGTCGATTCCCATCGATGTTTACCGCTATTTCAAGAGATTCAGTATCGATAAACTCTCCTCCGCAGTGTTCCAGATAGATCGTAT
The Methanosarcina sp. WWM596 DNA segment above includes these coding regions:
- a CDS encoding type IV pilin; protein product: MDRKKIFRNDKAVSPVIGVVLMVAITVILAAAIGSSVFGQGPAKSAPQANINVKFSNYVSGVPENITIEHLGGDSINWDNAELRLYDINGSTVGVNTTSIQTDYFNVGDVESLGINGTDVIELNSIYNVKIVDLLSNQVICNKELRT
- a CDS encoding type IV pilin N-terminal domain-containing protein; protein product: MPKVKKLFKNYIAVSDVLGEMLMTTIAVLILGAIAASILSYGGPADVPHTQVKGWMGAPTDTIYLEHCGGEFIDTESLEIAVNIDGNRHTYSSSQIYVNLGNRSIWELGDKIEINTLGEWGVNINEEDEINVYLIDTPSKEVIHNLQLSP